A portion of the Actomonas aquatica genome contains these proteins:
- a CDS encoding LysM peptidoglycan-binding domain-containing protein produces MTARLSRSLLCAALAFASSLLSVTSLSAATPPADIASLRAKAQDGNAIAQYNLGLIYADASEPAYDLVEAYVWLSRAAANGSRSRELALVTERLTASELTTARARLARPLNADTPTVTVTAAPETPATFGSSAFTPVPLDADDQALASLANERDTLAAQLQTAQAELAQLRATSSGSTAELRKRAAIAEAALASRERDIERLTADLATLRAAGPSPAETALRQERDRLAAEATAAATELATLRAANARLTQSNTRLVEESASARDQSDAVDQLTTELTRTQTQLRQARADLSESQATADRLQAELSATSNELAGRADASANLTAATSRISDLLNEVATARRQAEQLQAQNQEATRELANAQAAAETAESQLVPLREQVATIQAERQSLATQLANAQARVAELSDSQADLGNAADRISALLGELSATRNELESTQAQLASTQADLATAQATAGNAETDVAQAARETESLRQQLAATTADLAAARAARAALESDLAAAQDTAADLPAATTRIQDLLTQLASARDANTQLRGQLDRLANGQSDTEQTLRDQLDATDARATDLATQLQATKSELATAQRDLTTSRAAHERATAQLSTARQSVDELTTDLGRTRTELARLTQETTNRNADQKDVANELAQAWSELEAVTAQRDALQTELASTQTDLSSARDELATTSRQLARAQDAVASATAEPSADPAELRDLQSKLDASLRAFSTQERELARTRRELGEASARADAADTSIAALREQLESLQPQLAAAEEDRATAAAELAQVEDQLAAATSSASAEQNTLQDELAAAQALAAARADELTTLRAELAAAEQVLAENNNLREQARQAQDQTATLAAQVAELRTQLALAQTAPVIDRAAPSRPTAPTVASAPTPAPAASPATHTVQAGDTLSSISQQHYGTPLRWRDILNLNRAAIPNPSALPVGTELRLP; encoded by the coding sequence ATGACCGCCCGACTCTCCCGCAGCCTGCTGTGCGCCGCGCTCGCCTTCGCTTCATCTCTGCTCTCCGTCACGTCCCTTTCGGCCGCCACGCCGCCGGCCGACATCGCTTCCCTCCGCGCTAAAGCCCAGGACGGCAACGCCATCGCGCAATATAACCTCGGCCTCATTTACGCCGATGCCAGCGAGCCCGCCTACGACCTCGTCGAAGCCTACGTCTGGCTCTCCCGCGCCGCCGCCAACGGTTCCCGCTCCCGCGAACTCGCCCTCGTGACCGAGCGCCTCACCGCCTCCGAACTCACCACCGCCCGCGCTCGCCTCGCCCGTCCGCTCAACGCCGACACCCCCACGGTCACCGTCACGGCCGCCCCCGAGACCCCCGCCACCTTCGGCTCCTCCGCCTTCACCCCCGTCCCCCTCGACGCCGACGACCAGGCCCTCGCCTCCCTCGCCAACGAACGCGACACCCTCGCCGCCCAACTCCAAACCGCCCAAGCCGAGCTCGCCCAGCTCCGCGCCACCTCCTCCGGCTCCACTGCCGAACTCCGCAAACGCGCCGCCATCGCCGAAGCCGCCCTCGCCTCCCGCGAGCGCGACATCGAACGCCTCACCGCCGACCTCGCCACCCTCCGCGCCGCCGGCCCCTCCCCCGCCGAGACCGCCCTCCGCCAAGAACGCGATCGCCTCGCCGCCGAAGCCACCGCCGCCGCCACCGAGCTCGCCACCCTCCGCGCCGCCAACGCCCGCCTCACCCAATCCAACACCCGCCTCGTCGAGGAATCCGCCTCCGCCCGCGACCAGTCCGACGCCGTCGATCAACTCACCACCGAGCTCACCCGCACCCAGACCCAGCTCCGCCAAGCCCGCGCCGACCTCTCCGAGAGCCAAGCCACCGCCGATCGCCTCCAAGCCGAACTCTCCGCTACCAGCAACGAACTCGCCGGTCGCGCCGACGCCTCCGCCAACCTCACCGCCGCCACCTCCCGCATTTCCGACCTGCTCAACGAGGTCGCCACCGCCCGCCGCCAAGCCGAGCAACTCCAGGCGCAAAATCAGGAAGCCACCCGCGAACTCGCCAACGCCCAAGCCGCCGCCGAAACCGCCGAGTCCCAACTCGTGCCCCTGCGCGAACAGGTCGCCACCATCCAGGCCGAGCGCCAATCCCTCGCCACCCAACTCGCCAACGCCCAAGCCCGCGTCGCCGAACTCTCCGACTCCCAAGCCGACCTCGGCAACGCCGCCGACCGCATCAGCGCCCTCCTCGGCGAACTCTCCGCCACGCGCAACGAACTCGAGTCCACCCAAGCTCAACTCGCCTCCACCCAAGCCGACCTCGCCACCGCCCAGGCGACCGCCGGCAACGCCGAGACCGACGTCGCTCAAGCCGCCCGCGAGACCGAGTCCCTGCGCCAGCAACTCGCCGCCACCACCGCCGACCTCGCCGCCGCCCGCGCAGCCCGCGCCGCCCTCGAGTCCGACCTCGCCGCCGCGCAGGATACCGCCGCCGATCTGCCCGCCGCCACCACGCGTATTCAGGATCTGCTTACACAACTCGCCTCCGCCCGCGACGCCAACACCCAGCTCCGCGGCCAGCTCGACCGCCTCGCCAACGGCCAGTCCGACACCGAGCAAACCCTCCGCGACCAGCTCGACGCCACCGACGCTCGCGCCACCGATCTCGCCACCCAACTCCAGGCCACCAAGTCGGAACTCGCCACCGCCCAACGTGACCTCACCACCAGCCGCGCCGCCCACGAACGCGCCACCGCCCAGCTCTCCACCGCCCGCCAGTCCGTCGACGAACTCACCACCGACCTCGGTCGCACCCGCACCGAACTCGCCCGCCTCACCCAGGAAACCACCAACCGCAACGCCGACCAAAAGGACGTCGCCAACGAACTCGCCCAAGCTTGGTCCGAACTCGAGGCCGTCACCGCCCAACGCGACGCCCTCCAAACCGAACTCGCGTCGACCCAGACCGATCTGAGCAGCGCCCGCGACGAACTCGCCACCACCTCCCGCCAACTCGCCCGCGCCCAGGACGCCGTCGCCAGCGCGACCGCCGAACCCAGCGCCGACCCCGCCGAGCTCCGCGACCTGCAGAGCAAACTCGACGCCAGCCTCCGCGCCTTCTCCACCCAGGAACGCGAACTCGCCCGCACCCGCCGCGAACTCGGTGAAGCCTCCGCCCGCGCCGACGCCGCCGACACCTCCATCGCCGCCCTGCGCGAGCAACTCGAGTCCCTCCAACCCCAGCTCGCCGCGGCCGAAGAAGACCGCGCCACCGCCGCGGCTGAACTCGCCCAGGTCGAAGACCAACTCGCCGCCGCCACCTCCAGCGCCTCGGCCGAGCAAAACACCCTCCAGGACGAACTCGCCGCCGCCCAGGCCCTCGCCGCCGCGCGCGCCGACGAACTTACCACCCTGCGCGCCGAACTCGCCGCCGCCGAACAGGTCCTCGCCGAGAACAACAACCTCCGCGAACAAGCCCGCCAGGCGCAGGACCAGACCGCCACCCTCGCCGCCCAAGTCGCCGAGCTGCGCACCCAACTCGCCCTCGCGCAGACCGCGCCCGTCATCGACCGCGCCGCCCCCTCGCGACCGACCGCGCCGACCGTAGCCAGCGCCCCAACCCCGGCCCCGGCGGCCAGCCCCGCCACGCACACCGTGCAGGCCGGCGACACCCTCTCGAGCATCTCCCAACAGCACTACGGCACCCCGCTGCGCTGGCGCGACATCCTCAACCTCAACCGCGCCGCCATCCCCAACCCCAGCGCCCTCCCCGTCGGCACCGAACTCCGCCTCCCGTAA
- a CDS encoding MATE family efflux transporter — MSSYVQEAKRTLGLAGPIIVGQVSQMLMSVTDAVMIGRVGKEALAASAFAGSIWGVFFVMGIGLLIPVAVKVSESHGGGDETQTAEWLKHGVVTGLAAGLLGMGAMLGLRPMLHLFNQPPEVLALVPPYYALIAVSLVPTLGFQVLRQFAESLERPVMPMVFMLVGVVLNVGLNWVFIYGRLGAPAMGLTGAGWATLISRTLGVVAIWWWVSRATHFQAAWPTRWWGGYAWERVRSLLGLGVPISFSLLFESGAFGLAAIMMGWLGATQLAAHQIAISCAAFTFMFPLGLSMAVSMRVSRALGAKRFEALRPIAGSAQVMSGLVMGTFALLFAVGGDWLAAQFVPEREVIVLAASLLVVAAVFQLADGAQVVAAAALRGLSDVVVPTAITALAYWGLALPLGWWLGTRTGWGAQGIWVGLASGLVFAAVALNWRFLRRTRAERLARLVGAGS, encoded by the coding sequence ATGTCGTCCTATGTCCAAGAAGCGAAGCGCACGCTGGGGTTGGCCGGCCCCATCATCGTGGGGCAGGTCAGCCAGATGCTGATGAGCGTCACCGATGCGGTGATGATCGGGCGCGTGGGCAAGGAGGCGTTGGCGGCGTCGGCGTTCGCCGGGAGTATTTGGGGCGTGTTTTTTGTGATGGGGATCGGGTTGCTGATCCCGGTGGCGGTCAAGGTGTCGGAGTCGCATGGCGGGGGAGACGAGACGCAGACGGCGGAGTGGTTGAAGCACGGTGTGGTGACCGGTCTGGCGGCGGGGCTGCTGGGTATGGGGGCGATGCTGGGTCTGCGGCCGATGTTGCATCTGTTTAATCAGCCGCCGGAGGTGCTGGCGCTGGTGCCGCCGTATTACGCGCTGATCGCGGTGTCGTTGGTGCCGACCTTGGGCTTCCAGGTGCTGCGGCAGTTTGCGGAGTCGTTGGAGCGGCCGGTGATGCCGATGGTGTTTATGCTGGTTGGGGTGGTCCTGAATGTGGGGCTCAACTGGGTGTTCATTTACGGGCGGCTGGGGGCGCCGGCAATGGGGCTGACGGGGGCGGGGTGGGCGACGTTGATCTCGCGCACCTTGGGCGTGGTGGCGATCTGGTGGTGGGTGAGCCGGGCGACGCATTTTCAAGCGGCGTGGCCGACGCGCTGGTGGGGCGGTTATGCGTGGGAACGGGTGCGGAGTTTGCTCGGGTTGGGGGTGCCGATCTCGTTCAGTTTGTTGTTTGAGTCGGGCGCGTTTGGTCTGGCGGCGATCATGATGGGTTGGCTGGGGGCGACGCAGCTGGCGGCGCACCAGATCGCGATCAGTTGTGCGGCGTTTACGTTCATGTTCCCGCTGGGGCTTTCGATGGCGGTGAGCATGCGGGTGAGTCGGGCGCTGGGGGCGAAACGGTTTGAGGCGCTGCGGCCGATCGCGGGCAGTGCGCAGGTCATGTCGGGGCTCGTGATGGGGACCTTTGCGCTGCTGTTTGCGGTGGGCGGCGACTGGCTGGCGGCGCAGTTTGTGCCGGAGCGCGAAGTGATCGTGCTGGCGGCGTCGTTGCTGGTGGTGGCGGCGGTGTTTCAGCTCGCGGATGGCGCACAGGTAGTCGCGGCCGCGGCGCTGCGCGGCCTGAGTGACGTGGTGGTGCCGACGGCGATCACGGCGCTGGCGTATTGGGGCCTGGCGCTGCCGTTGGGCTGGTGGCTGGGCACGCGCACCGGGTGGGGCGCGCAAGGCATTTGGGTCGGCCTAGCGTCGGGCCTGGTGTTTGCGGCCGTGGCGCTCAACTGGCGCTTCCTGCGGCGGACGCGAGCCGAGCGGCTGGCGAGGCTCGTGGGGGCTGGGAGCTAG
- a CDS encoding DUF167 domain-containing protein: MPPSPSAQLAIKAVPNAARSELVGWLGDALKVKLKAPPVDGKANAELCRFLAEVLELPKGSVTLATGASARQKRVAIATLTPTDLQSRLNQLVTQ; the protein is encoded by the coding sequence GTGCCTCCCAGCCCTTCCGCCCAGCTCGCCATCAAAGCCGTCCCCAACGCCGCCCGCAGCGAGCTCGTCGGCTGGCTCGGTGACGCGCTCAAAGTGAAGCTCAAGGCCCCGCCCGTGGACGGCAAAGCCAATGCCGAACTCTGTCGTTTCCTCGCCGAGGTCCTCGAACTACCCAAAGGCTCGGTCACCCTGGCCACCGGCGCCAGCGCCCGCCAAAAACGCGTCGCCATCGCCACCCTCACCCCCACCGACCTCCAGTCCCGCCTCAACCAACTTGTCACCCAATAG
- a CDS encoding aminotransferase class I/II-fold pyridoxal phosphate-dependent enzyme, whose product MPAFSPIPLGQPIPDRPHAVSCSLPTMRDVIGYEEKDPAVIQHLTTGYPRFVVHSYNRQLAAVVIADLELADHQLWLTCSARAADALLAELGSAHAIRVDHEGLHGIAHPTDRDLARRAKIYLQNTGGFLSSREAEDRLAARGALASVDPETLAPADTALATVTDTLLAAYPGTARRDIILAPSGMNAIHAAWSALADLQASRGRTVWIQLGWLYLDTIAQLQRFTATPADYVALHNVTDLPAIEAAIAAAGDRFAGIVTEAPTNPLVQTADLPALRQLTHAAGGRLLIDPTLVSPLNVTVLPHADVVVNSLTKYTAPEGDLIAGATIINPTGPDADWLRARIERRSDPIYQRDLRRLAAQIADYPAIIARTNTNAAAVIDYLRAHPGVKDVYWSLHPDSRANYLQIARSPEHLGSIISFTVHGDLAATYDRLHLAKGPSFGMETTLICPFIYLAHYDLVTTESGRAELAAAGIDPHLLRLSIGTEPVEDILATLDAALPKTPNTPQL is encoded by the coding sequence ATGCCTGCCTTTTCTCCCATCCCTCTCGGCCAGCCCATTCCCGATCGCCCCCACGCGGTCTCGTGCAGCCTGCCCACCATGCGGGACGTCATCGGCTACGAAGAAAAAGACCCGGCCGTCATCCAGCACCTCACCACCGGCTACCCCCGCTTCGTCGTCCACAGCTACAACCGACAACTGGCCGCCGTCGTCATCGCCGATCTCGAACTCGCCGATCACCAACTCTGGCTCACCTGCTCCGCCCGTGCCGCCGATGCCCTGCTCGCCGAGCTCGGCTCCGCCCACGCCATCCGCGTTGACCACGAGGGCCTGCACGGCATCGCCCACCCCACCGACCGCGACCTCGCCCGCCGCGCCAAAATTTACCTCCAGAACACCGGCGGCTTCCTCTCCTCCCGCGAAGCCGAAGACCGCCTCGCCGCCCGCGGCGCCCTCGCCTCCGTCGACCCCGAAACCCTCGCCCCGGCCGATACCGCCCTCGCGACCGTCACCGACACCCTGCTCGCCGCCTACCCCGGCACCGCCCGCCGCGACATCATTCTGGCCCCCTCGGGCATGAACGCCATCCACGCCGCCTGGTCGGCCCTCGCCGACCTCCAAGCTTCCCGCGGCCGCACCGTCTGGATCCAACTCGGCTGGCTCTACCTCGACACCATCGCCCAACTCCAACGCTTCACCGCCACCCCGGCCGACTACGTTGCCCTGCACAACGTCACCGACCTGCCCGCCATCGAAGCCGCCATCGCCGCCGCCGGCGACCGCTTCGCCGGCATCGTCACCGAAGCCCCCACCAACCCCCTCGTCCAGACCGCCGACCTCCCCGCCCTCCGTCAACTCACCCACGCCGCCGGCGGCCGCCTGCTCATCGACCCCACCCTCGTCTCACCGCTCAACGTCACCGTCCTCCCCCACGCCGACGTCGTGGTGAACAGCCTCACCAAATACACCGCCCCCGAGGGCGACCTCATCGCCGGCGCCACCATCATCAACCCCACCGGCCCCGACGCCGATTGGCTCCGCGCCCGCATCGAACGCCGCAGCGATCCCATTTACCAACGCGACCTCCGCCGCCTCGCCGCGCAGATCGCCGACTACCCCGCCATCATCGCGCGCACCAACACCAACGCCGCCGCCGTAATCGACTACCTCCGCGCCCACCCCGGCGTGAAAGATGTTTATTGGTCGCTCCACCCCGACTCCCGCGCCAACTACCTCCAAATCGCGCGCAGCCCCGAGCACCTCGGCAGCATCATCAGCTTCACCGTGCACGGCGACCTCGCCGCCACCTACGACCGGCTCCACCTCGCCAAAGGCCCCAGCTTCGGCATGGAGACCACCCTCATCTGCCCCTTCATCTACCTCGCGCACTACGACCTCGTGACGACCGAAAGTGGCCGCGCCGAACTCGCCGCCGCCGGCATCGACCCCCACCTCCTCCGCCTCTCCATCGGCACCGAACCCGTGGAAGACATCCTAGCCACCCTAGACGCCGCCCTCCCGAAAACCCCAAACACACCACAGCTGTAG
- a CDS encoding ATP-binding response regulator: MSTLLLIDDDENLRGMLEELLLGEGHRVITAADGEQGVRLARAHRPDLIVSDVRMPGLDGHAALAQLRQSPGLEHTPVILMTGEADLPDMRKGMDLGADDYLAKPVEHATLLRTVDQHLKRQAQREAAASAELQTLRRNLDALLPPDLVEPLHEIVGCASVLEVDAQIMPPADVKEFAGNILAAADTLNRRFENFILFSRLESGQLKPTASGPAVSLADLVRHAAEHAARRHHRTEHLRLDLADVTAAVPREYLAKLVTELVDNACRYSLKSEPIDVALAPTTDGYQITITDHGMGLPDPLPATTGYGLRLSEHLTQALGGTWTLDNRPKRGLTLTLSFPR; encoded by the coding sequence ATGAGCACGCTCCTCCTCATCGACGACGACGAAAACCTGCGCGGCATGCTCGAAGAGCTCCTCCTCGGCGAAGGCCACCGCGTCATCACCGCCGCCGACGGCGAACAAGGCGTCCGCCTCGCCCGCGCCCACCGGCCCGACCTCATCGTCTCCGACGTGCGCATGCCCGGCCTCGACGGCCACGCCGCACTCGCCCAGCTCCGCCAGTCCCCCGGCCTCGAACACACCCCCGTCATTCTCATGACCGGCGAAGCCGACCTGCCCGACATGCGCAAAGGCATGGACCTCGGTGCCGACGACTACCTCGCCAAACCCGTCGAACACGCCACCCTCCTGCGCACCGTCGACCAGCACCTCAAGCGTCAGGCCCAGCGCGAAGCCGCCGCCTCCGCCGAGCTCCAGACCCTGCGTCGCAACCTCGACGCCCTCCTCCCGCCCGACCTCGTTGAACCCCTCCACGAAATCGTCGGCTGCGCCTCCGTCCTCGAAGTCGACGCCCAGATCATGCCCCCCGCCGACGTGAAGGAATTCGCCGGCAACATCCTCGCCGCCGCCGACACCCTCAACCGGCGCTTCGAGAACTTCATCCTCTTTTCCCGCCTCGAGTCCGGTCAGCTCAAACCCACCGCCTCCGGCCCGGCCGTCTCCCTCGCCGACCTCGTGCGCCACGCCGCCGAACACGCCGCCCGCCGCCACCACCGCACCGAGCACCTCCGCCTGGACCTCGCCGACGTCACCGCCGCCGTCCCCCGCGAATACCTCGCCAAACTCGTCACCGAACTCGTCGACAACGCCTGCCGTTATTCGCTGAAAAGTGAACCCATCGACGTCGCCCTCGCGCCGACCACCGACGGTTACCAAATCACCATCACCGACCACGGCATGGGCCTCCCCGACCCCCTCCCCGCGACCACCGGCTACGGCCTCCGCCTCAGCGAACACCTCACCCAAGCCCTCGGCGGCACCTGGACCTTAGACAACCGCCCCAAACGAGGCTTAACCCTCACCCTAAGCTTCCCCCGCTAA
- a CDS encoding exodeoxyribonuclease III, producing the protein MKLVSWNVNGLRAVLGKGFLEFFAAEKPDVLCLQETKCHPGDVAHVEWPKGYSVAFSAAKKKGYSGTAVFTKDSKAKPLSVTEGIGIEEHDQEGRTLTVEFEDFYLVNVYVPNAQHGLVRLPYRERWDVDFCNYLKGLEAKKPVAFCGDLNVAHKEIDLARPKANVGNPGFTVEERAGFDRFLESGFTDTFREFETGPDHYSWWSYRAGARGKNIGWRIDYFLTSAGLASRLKGAWISPQVMGSDHCPVGLELK; encoded by the coding sequence ATGAAATTGGTTTCTTGGAATGTGAATGGCCTGCGGGCGGTGTTGGGTAAGGGGTTTTTGGAGTTTTTTGCGGCGGAGAAGCCGGACGTGCTGTGCCTGCAGGAGACGAAGTGTCATCCGGGGGACGTGGCGCACGTGGAGTGGCCGAAGGGTTACTCGGTGGCTTTCAGCGCGGCGAAGAAGAAGGGCTACAGCGGCACGGCGGTCTTCACCAAGGACAGCAAGGCGAAGCCGTTGAGCGTGACGGAGGGCATCGGCATCGAGGAGCACGACCAGGAGGGGCGCACGCTAACGGTCGAGTTTGAGGATTTTTATCTGGTGAATGTCTATGTGCCCAACGCGCAGCACGGGCTGGTGCGGCTGCCGTATCGGGAGCGCTGGGATGTTGATTTCTGCAACTACCTGAAGGGGCTGGAGGCGAAGAAGCCGGTGGCGTTTTGCGGCGATCTGAATGTGGCGCACAAGGAGATCGATCTGGCGCGGCCGAAGGCGAATGTGGGCAACCCGGGGTTCACGGTGGAGGAGCGGGCGGGCTTTGACCGGTTTCTGGAGAGCGGCTTCACGGATACGTTCCGGGAGTTTGAGACGGGACCGGATCATTATTCGTGGTGGTCCTACCGGGCGGGGGCGCGCGGCAAGAACATCGGGTGGCGTATTGATTATTTCCTTACGTCGGCCGGACTGGCGTCGCGGTTGAAGGGGGCGTGGATCAGTCCGCAGGTGATGGGCAGTGATCATTGTCCGGTGGGTTTGGAATTGAAGTGA
- a CDS encoding SET domain-containing protein codes for MAKTTKKPAATKKKTSVKSAAAAKTKVTPEPTTSEWIRVAQSQVHGTGIYAAKDIPAETRILEYVGEKITKAEAQRRDEARVARQEAGDDGCVYLFEINKRYDLDGDVSWNTARLINHSCNPNCETENVRGHIWISALRDIPAGEELNYDYGFDWENWKDHPCRCGSPDCFGWIVQKDQRKKVLKAIKQEKKAAKQEKKKQKAKAKRKKKGKGKSKGGKKD; via the coding sequence ATGGCCAAGACGACCAAAAAACCAGCCGCTACGAAAAAGAAGACGTCCGTGAAGTCCGCTGCGGCTGCGAAGACGAAGGTGACGCCGGAGCCGACGACGTCGGAGTGGATTCGCGTGGCGCAGTCGCAGGTGCACGGCACGGGGATTTATGCGGCGAAGGACATTCCGGCGGAGACGCGCATCCTCGAGTATGTGGGCGAGAAGATCACCAAGGCCGAGGCGCAGCGGCGTGATGAGGCGCGGGTGGCGCGGCAGGAGGCGGGCGACGATGGCTGCGTGTATTTGTTTGAGATCAACAAGCGCTACGATCTCGACGGCGACGTGTCGTGGAACACGGCGCGGTTGATCAACCATTCGTGTAATCCGAACTGCGAGACGGAGAATGTGCGCGGGCACATTTGGATCAGCGCGCTACGCGATATCCCGGCCGGCGAGGAGCTGAATTACGACTACGGTTTTGATTGGGAGAACTGGAAGGATCATCCGTGCCGCTGCGGTTCGCCGGACTGCTTTGGGTGGATCGTGCAGAAGGACCAGCGCAAGAAGGTGCTGAAGGCGATCAAGCAGGAGAAGAAGGCGGCGAAGCAGGAGAAGAAAAAGCAGAAGGCGAAAGCGAAACGGAAGAAGAAGGGGAAGGGGAAGTCGAAGGGTGGGAAGAAGGATTGA
- a CDS encoding CinA family protein yields the protein MLPLKSLMAGRPGMGLAVAESLTSGGVQARVGSLSGASVFFRGGITAYTLEQKVRHLGVHRESAAACNCVSDEVARQMARGAALLFEADIAVATTGYAEPWPAEKVEVPYAWWALAERLADGQWLELSGRVECPEMDRAGVQALVSDTVLAALITHLEGSVEGTV from the coding sequence TTGCTTCCTCTTAAATCGTTGATGGCGGGCCGGCCGGGGATGGGGTTGGCGGTGGCGGAGAGTTTGACCTCGGGGGGGGTGCAGGCGCGGGTTGGTTCGCTGTCGGGAGCGTCGGTGTTTTTTCGCGGGGGGATCACGGCCTACACGCTCGAACAGAAGGTGCGGCATTTGGGGGTGCACCGGGAGTCGGCGGCGGCGTGCAATTGCGTGAGCGACGAGGTGGCGCGGCAGATGGCACGGGGGGCGGCGTTGTTGTTTGAGGCGGACATCGCGGTGGCGACGACGGGTTACGCGGAGCCGTGGCCGGCGGAAAAGGTCGAGGTGCCGTATGCGTGGTGGGCGTTGGCGGAACGTTTGGCGGATGGGCAATGGCTCGAGTTGAGCGGTCGGGTGGAGTGTCCGGAAATGGATCGCGCGGGCGTGCAGGCGTTGGTGAGCGACACGGTGTTGGCGGCGCTGATCACACATCTGGAAGGTTCGGTGGAGGGGACGGTATGA